One part of the Odontesthes bonariensis isolate fOdoBon6 chromosome 13, fOdoBon6.hap1, whole genome shotgun sequence genome encodes these proteins:
- the top6bl gene encoding type 2 DNA topoisomerase 6 subunit B-like has protein sequence MLMGKQRQQRGPKTTGGLLVLLWAETGGSARTLNCTVAAAGPWCAGIEMTALQPVLTELKASMFPCVWPCPETDPEELSAFTDLYGSLRLLVSFQIKDARYCSAGWQDHIEAFLQTFSLTNAGIKIHLKFKFSEQTSQHEFSVKVKSKVAQAVQPSVILDVSCSTQPPQWVRKDCWCQGGHPVIGGRLPLSIPPQAMDQGLFGELSVQFVSLLSPCLLEYPNLPTVLTHVQVLVYSPSNIPMLGPSGFFQTLPVTLDCQQLGLDRVFCSSFKDLVHSYGTVYTVENKNWDDPEQESTHAPVQQSLLLFLFLQHSDPFTSQVTDLLATEVLIEHHLEDILSNNRRAITAALQTELRNTLEAQNCRKKQQEKLRSAAEVILSSTINIVSCSSNMDFRKACLNHMKVRDTHELSASLRESLWKVTSWKFIPRSRCHSAQMEEHPDCCELTRTEI, from the exons ATGCTGATGGGCAAGCAAAGACAACAGCGAGGTCCGAAGACTACTGGGGGGCTTCTGGTGCTCCTGTGGGCTGAAACAGGAGGTTCTGCTCGAACATTAAACTGTACCG TTGCAGCTGCCGGTCCCTGGTGTGCAGGGATTGAAATGACAGCACTTCAACCGG TCCTCACAGAGTTGAAGGCCAGCATGTTTCCCTGTGTGTGGCCATGTCCAGAGACCGACCCCGAGGAGCTGAGTGCCTTCACAGATCTGTACGGTTCACTCAGGTTACTCGTGTCTTTTCAG ATTAAAGATGCAAGATATTGCAGTGCAGGCTGGCAAGACCACATAGAGGCGTTTCTTCAGACTTTCAGTTTGACTAACGCGGGG ATAAAAATCCAcctcaaattcaaattcagtgAGCAGACGTCACAGCATGAGTTTAG CGTCAAGGTCAAGAGTAAAGTTGCACAAGCAGTCCAACCATCTGTGATCCTGGATGTGTCTTGTTCTACACA GCCTCCGCAATGGGTGAGGAAAGATTGTTGGTGTCAGGGAGGACATCCTGTCATCGGAGGCAGGTTGCCACTCAGCATCCCACCACAAGCCATGGATCAAGGCCTGTTCGGGGAGCTCAGTGTCCAGTTTGTTTCACTCCTGAGCCCCTGCCTGCTGGAGTACCCCAATCTGCCTACAGTGCTGACACACGTCCAa GTGTTGGTATACAGCCCGAGTAATATTCCCATGCTAGGTCCATCTGGCTTTTTCCAAACCCTTCCTGTCACACTCGACTGTCAACAACTGGGTCTGGACAGAGTCTTCTGCTCTTCCTTCAAAG ATCTTGTACACAGCTACGGTACTGTGTACACAGTAGAGAATAAAAACTGGGACGATCCAGAGCAAGAATCCACTCATGCCCCAGTGCAGCAGAGTCTTCTACTCTTCCTCTTCTTACAGCACAGTGACCCCTTCACCTCCCAGGTCACTGATCTTTTGG ccacagaggtgTTGATAGAGCACCACCTGGAGGACATTCTCAGCAACAACAGGCGGGCCATCACAGCAGCACTGCAGACTGAGCTGCGGAACACACTGGAAGCacaaaattgcagaaaaaag CAACAAGAGAAGCTCCGTTCAGCTGCTGAGGTGATTCTCAGTTCCACTATCAATATCGTGAGCTGCAGCAGTAACATGGACTTCAGAAAGGCTTGTTTGAACCATATGAAG gtGCGTGACACTCATGAACTGTCAGCATCCCTCAGGGAATCATTATGGAAAGTGACATCATGGAAATTCATTCCCAGGAGCAGGTGCCACTCTGCTCAG ATGGAAGAACATCCTGACTGTTGTGAGCTCACCAGAACAGAAATCTGA
- the LOC142397815 gene encoding uncharacterized protein LOC142397815 → MEKRKENSLKERKGGGRGEKEGVLKRRREPEKQLKTVRTADSLEQTLRGAGAGTEDGDYSVTHQNQTAMASLCRNLAALLFFVSPLLHSHLVSHAASTSPPVTRHRIIFMTGLGSEHNYDDDYDDDYSPPPEVPSSVKTPLLHQERKQCQYDNCLENQEPCHLLAERTNCLCPGMSGSDEPPHAPRIQTLLPVSEGDNLGKVEVQWCAPSSLVSLYRVVVEGGDGTALEFESTLRRGLVGSLEVGTKVCVEAVNKAGHSTPSEFSCKRYEQPQSSDHKLLAAVIGGGAAILLLLVIMAVIPWKYKMCQKAKRNSADGLGNPSYITEGTL, encoded by the exons atggaaaaaagaaaagaaaacagcttGAAAGAGCGAAAagggggagggagaggagaaaaagagggggtgttgaagaggaggagagagccTGAGAAACAACTTAAAACAGTGAGAACTGCAGACAGTTTGGAGCAGACGTTGAGAGGAGCCGGCGCAGGAACAGAAGACGGAGATTACAGCGTTACACATCAAAATCAAACAG CGATGGCGTCACTGTGTAGGAACCTGGCTGCGCTTCTGTTTTTTGTCTCGCCTCTCTTGCACTCCCATCTCGTCAGTCATGCTGCCTCCACTTCACCGCCCGTCACCCGTCACCGGATCATATTCATGACAGGCTTGGGCTCAGAACATAACTATGATGATGACTACGACGATGACTACAGCCCTCCTCCTGAAGTGCCTTCCTCTGTGAAGACGCCCCTTTTACACCAGGAGCGTAAGCAATGCCAGTACGACAACTGCTTGGAGAATCAGGAGCCATGTCACCTTCTCGCAGAGAGGACTAACTGCCTTTGTCCTGGGATGAGTGGATCTGATGAGCCTCCTCACGCACCACGCATCCAAACCCTGTTGCCTGTCAGTGAAGGGGATAACCTAGGGAAGGTAGAGGTACAGTGGTGTGCTCCGTCCTCTTTGGTGTCTTTGTACAGGGTGGTGGTCGAGGGTGGAGACGGCACAGCCCTGGAGTTTGAGAGTACTTTGCGGCGAGGTTTGGTGGGGTCTTTGGAGGTGGGGACTAAAGTGTGCGTGGAAGCAGTGAACAAAGCGGGACACAGCACTCCCTCCGAGTTCTCCTGTAAGCGGTACGAACAACCTCAATCATCTGATCACAAACTATTGGCCGCTGTTataggtggaggagcagccatTCTTCTGCTTCTTGTCATAATGGCTGTGATACCCTGGAAATATAAAATGTGTCAAAAGGCAAAAAGAAACTCCGCTGACGGACTGGGGAACCCCTCGTACATCACAGAGGGTACGCTGTGA
- the LOC142397326 gene encoding thiosulfate:glutathione sulfurtransferase-like: MANTTTKEISYEDLKALMEKSQNLLLVDVRTKEEVDRGHIPGSINIPVETVEAALSMKPEEFKAKYGVTKPALDAPELVFHCQMGRRGATATSKAHQVGYVNARNYTGGFMEWSTRERK, from the exons ATGGCGAATACAA CCACCAAGGAAATCTCCTATGAGGATCTGAAGGCACTTATGGAAAAGAGCCAGAATCTGCTTTTGGTTGACGTACGCACTAAGGAGGAGGTCGACAGAGGTCATATTCCAGGATCAATTAACATTCCGG TTGAAACCGTAGAGGCTGCTTTATCGATGAAGCCAGAGGAATTTAAGGCCAAGTATGGAGTAACCAAACCAGCACTGGATGCACCAGAGTTGGTGTTTCACTGCCAGATGGGCAGGAGAGGAGCAACGGCCACAAGCAAGGCCCATCAAGTCGGATACGTGAA CGCACGTAATTATACTGGAGGATTCATGGAGTGGTCTACAAGAGAAAGAAAGTGA